A section of the Streptomyces sp. CG1 genome encodes:
- a CDS encoding carbohydrate ABC transporter permease, whose amino-acid sequence MSTVTLASKRRRSALRTVAFMSPWLIGFAVFFAYPLVSTVYFSFMHYDGFKPPTWSGSKNWTYVFEHYPLFWPALRNTLWLVVVMVTLRVVFGLGIGLLITKIKTGTGVFRTLFYLPYLAPPVAATMAFAFLLNPGTGPVNSILEKAGVPAPGWFNDPAWSKPALTLLALWGIGDLMVIFMAALLDVPTEQYEAAELDGASAWQRFRYVTLPNISPIVMFAVVTGVIQTMQYYTQPLIAGKVASGVIQGAGTQFEPGYPDKSTLTLPQLVYNLGFQRFDYGSACVVALVLFALSMVFTGFLMRRRGGLIQAGD is encoded by the coding sequence ATGAGTACGGTCACTCTGGCGTCCAAGCGCCGCCGGTCGGCGCTTCGTACGGTCGCCTTCATGTCGCCCTGGCTGATCGGCTTCGCGGTCTTCTTCGCGTACCCGCTGGTCTCGACGGTCTATTTCTCCTTCATGCACTACGACGGCTTCAAACCGCCGACGTGGAGCGGGAGCAAGAACTGGACTTACGTCTTCGAGCACTATCCACTGTTCTGGCCGGCCCTGCGCAACACGCTGTGGCTGGTCGTGGTGATGGTGACCCTGCGAGTCGTCTTCGGGCTCGGCATCGGGCTGCTGATCACGAAGATCAAGACCGGTACGGGCGTCTTCCGCACCCTCTTCTACCTGCCCTACCTCGCCCCGCCGGTCGCCGCGACCATGGCCTTCGCCTTTCTGCTCAACCCCGGTACCGGGCCGGTCAATTCGATCCTCGAAAAGGCCGGCGTCCCGGCGCCGGGCTGGTTCAACGACCCGGCCTGGTCCAAGCCCGCGCTCACCCTGCTGGCGCTGTGGGGTATCGGCGACCTGATGGTCATCTTCATGGCGGCGCTGCTGGACGTGCCGACGGAGCAGTACGAGGCGGCCGAGCTGGACGGCGCCTCGGCGTGGCAGCGCTTCCGGTACGTCACACTGCCGAACATCTCTCCGATCGTGATGTTCGCCGTCGTCACGGGTGTCATCCAGACGATGCAGTACTACACACAGCCACTGATCGCGGGGAAGGTCGCCTCGGGCGTGATCCAGGGCGCGGGCACCCAGTTCGAGCCCGGCTACCCCGACAAGTCCACGCTCACCCTCCCCCAGCTCGTCTACAACCTCGGCTTCCAGCGCTTCGACTACGGCTCGGCCTGTGTCGTGGCCCTGGTCCTGTTCGCCCTGTCGATGGTGTTCACCGGGTTCCTGATGCGGCGCCGGGGCGGTCTCATCCAGGCAGGTGACTGA
- a CDS encoding mechanosensitive ion channel family protein, which yields MSSLPAVLLAAGASPTPSPSPSGTTPAVASLQDAQQSATNAASWVEQNWSTWLAMGLQILLIVVVAVALRSVVRRAITKLIDRMGRTAEAVNGTALGGLLVNAERRRQRSQAIGSVLRSVASFLILGTAALMVLSTFKINLAPLLASAGVAGVAIGFGARNLVTDFLSGVFMILEDQYGVGDVIDAGVATGEVIEVGLRVTKLRGSDGEIWYVRNGEIKRIGNLSQGWATAGVDVTVRSSEDLDKVKETLDVVAGHMSKEEPWNELLWGPVEVLGLDSVLIDSMVVRVSAKTMPGKALTVERELRWRIKRAFDAAHIRIVGGTTAVEDATDTPDPTATVAAPSVFSNADSAQTKATTPIAPQQPEPPAK from the coding sequence GTGTCGTCCTTGCCCGCCGTCCTACTGGCCGCCGGTGCCTCGCCGACCCCGTCTCCTTCCCCATCGGGGACGACACCCGCCGTGGCATCGCTCCAGGACGCCCAGCAGAGCGCCACGAACGCGGCGAGCTGGGTCGAGCAGAACTGGTCGACCTGGCTCGCGATGGGGCTGCAGATCCTGCTGATCGTGGTCGTGGCGGTGGCGCTGCGCTCGGTGGTGCGGCGGGCGATCACCAAACTGATAGACCGGATGGGCCGTACCGCCGAGGCGGTGAACGGCACGGCGCTGGGCGGGCTGCTGGTCAACGCCGAGCGGCGCCGGCAGCGCTCGCAGGCGATCGGCTCGGTGCTGCGCTCGGTGGCGAGCTTCCTCATACTCGGCACGGCCGCGCTGATGGTGCTGTCCACCTTCAAGATCAACCTGGCGCCGCTGCTGGCGTCCGCCGGTGTGGCGGGTGTGGCGATCGGTTTCGGCGCCCGGAACCTGGTCACGGACTTCCTCTCCGGCGTGTTCATGATCCTGGAGGACCAGTACGGCGTCGGTGACGTGATCGACGCGGGTGTGGCCACCGGTGAGGTGATCGAGGTCGGGCTGCGCGTGACCAAGCTGCGCGGCTCGGACGGCGAGATCTGGTACGTCCGCAACGGCGAGATCAAGCGGATCGGCAACCTCTCGCAGGGCTGGGCGACGGCGGGTGTCGACGTCACGGTCCGCTCCAGTGAGGACCTGGACAAGGTCAAGGAGACGCTGGACGTGGTCGCCGGGCACATGAGCAAGGAAGAGCCCTGGAACGAGCTGCTGTGGGGCCCGGTCGAGGTGCTCGGCCTGGACTCGGTCCTGATCGACTCCATGGTGGTGCGGGTCTCGGCCAAGACGATGCCGGGCAAGGCGCTGACCGTCGAGCGCGAGCTGCGCTGGCGCATCAAGCGGGCGTTCGACGCGGCACACATCCGCATCGTGGGCGGTACGACGGCGGTGGAGGACGCGACCGACACCCCCGACCCGACGGCCACGGTCGCGGCCCCCTCGGTCTTCTCCAACGCGGACTCCGCGCAGACGAAGGCGACGACGCCGATAGCTCCCCAGCAGCCGGAGCCTCCGGCCAAGTAG
- a CDS encoding HNH endonuclease, whose amino-acid sequence MPHVLVLNASYEPLGVVPLRRALILVLENKAVSLEESGAFMHSATVTVPAPSVVRLKRFVRVPYRGPVPLTRRALFARDGGRCMYCGGVATSVDHVIPRSRGGKHVWDNVVASCRRCNHVKADRHLVELGWRLRHKPAPPSGLAWRIIGTGHRDPRWLPYLQPYGADDALARIDGISA is encoded by the coding sequence GTGCCGCATGTCCTGGTTCTCAACGCGTCGTACGAGCCGCTCGGCGTCGTACCGCTCCGCCGCGCGCTCATCCTCGTCCTGGAGAACAAGGCTGTCTCCCTCGAGGAATCCGGCGCCTTTATGCACAGCGCAACCGTCACAGTCCCCGCACCCAGCGTGGTCCGGCTCAAGCGATTCGTCCGGGTTCCCTATCGGGGGCCCGTTCCTCTCACCCGCCGCGCGCTCTTCGCCCGCGACGGGGGCCGGTGCATGTACTGCGGTGGCGTCGCAACCAGCGTCGACCACGTCATCCCGCGCAGCCGCGGGGGCAAGCACGTCTGGGACAACGTGGTGGCCTCCTGCCGCCGCTGCAACCACGTGAAGGCCGACCGTCACCTCGTCGAGCTGGGGTGGCGGCTGCGGCACAAACCGGCTCCACCGTCGGGGCTGGCCTGGCGCATCATCGGCACCGGGCATAGGGATCCGCGCTGGCTGCCTTACTTGCAGCCGTACGGCGCGGATGACGCTTTGGCCCGGATCGACGGCATATCCGCCTAG
- a CDS encoding ROK family protein: protein MAGTAGTPGTPRVLRAMNDRAALDLLLEHGPLSRTRIGKLTGLSKPTASQLLARLEAAGLVRVTGTSEGRPGPSAQLYAVNPAAAYAAGLDVTPHRIRAAVADITGRTVGEHELPTPGRHPSRPVVQQVTDALDGAVKAAGLARSDVHRLVIGTPGAFDPNTGRLRYASHLPGWHSPTLLDELAAALPMPVEYENDVNLVALAEQRLGAAKGHGDFVLLWSQEGLGAALVLGGRLHRGWTGGAGEVGFLPVPGTPLVRQVTKANSGGYQELAGSQAVPKLARELGIPDLPSGPYTEVAAELVARGADHASGPYRELLQTYATRLATGLASLVSVLDPELVVLSGSALTAGGEVLRALVQAELEELAAARPRLVVGDVHEHPVLRGALESALGTTRDEVFDTSR, encoded by the coding sequence ATGGCAGGAACCGCCGGTACGCCGGGCACCCCACGCGTGCTGCGCGCCATGAACGACCGCGCCGCCCTGGACCTCCTGCTGGAGCACGGGCCGCTGTCGCGCACCCGGATCGGCAAGCTCACCGGCCTGTCCAAGCCCACCGCCTCCCAGCTGCTGGCCCGCCTGGAGGCGGCCGGTCTGGTCCGGGTCACCGGCACCAGCGAGGGCCGGCCGGGCCCCAGCGCCCAGCTGTACGCGGTCAACCCCGCCGCCGCGTACGCCGCCGGGCTCGACGTCACCCCCCACCGCATCCGCGCCGCCGTCGCCGACATCACCGGCCGGACCGTGGGCGAGCATGAACTGCCCACCCCTGGGCGGCATCCCTCGCGACCCGTCGTCCAGCAGGTCACCGACGCCCTCGACGGGGCCGTGAAGGCGGCCGGGCTCGCGCGATCCGATGTGCACCGGCTGGTCATCGGCACCCCGGGCGCCTTCGACCCCAACACCGGGCGGCTGCGCTACGCCTCCCACCTGCCCGGCTGGCACTCCCCCACCCTGCTCGACGAACTCGCCGCCGCCCTGCCGATGCCGGTGGAGTACGAGAACGACGTCAACCTCGTCGCCCTCGCCGAACAGCGGCTCGGGGCGGCCAAGGGCCACGGCGACTTCGTGCTTCTGTGGAGCCAGGAGGGCCTCGGTGCCGCCCTGGTCCTCGGCGGCCGGCTGCACCGCGGCTGGACCGGCGGTGCCGGCGAGGTCGGCTTCCTGCCGGTGCCGGGCACCCCCCTGGTACGACAGGTCACCAAGGCCAACAGCGGTGGCTACCAGGAGCTGGCCGGCTCCCAGGCCGTACCGAAGCTGGCGCGTGAACTCGGCATCCCCGACCTCCCCTCGGGGCCGTACACCGAGGTCGCCGCCGAACTCGTGGCCCGGGGCGCCGATCACGCCTCCGGCCCCTATCGCGAGCTCCTCCAGACCTACGCGACCCGGCTCGCCACCGGTCTCGCCTCGCTCGTCTCCGTCCTCGACCCCGAACTCGTCGTCCTCAGCGGCTCCGCGCTGACGGCCGGCGGCGAGGTACTGCGCGCCCTCGTCCAGGCCGAGCTGGAGGAGCTGGCCGCGGCCCGCCCCCGGCTGGTCGTCGGGGACGTCCATGAACACCCCGTCCTGCGCGGCGCGTTGGAGTCCGCGCTCGGCACCACCCGCGACGAGGTCTTCGACACCTCGCGCTAG
- a CDS encoding ABC transporter substrate-binding protein has product MPEVIPSAARKAAFALTASLALLATACTGQSGSGATDDASKDTTITFWHAWSAQNEVKAVKSLVAGFEKAHPNIHVNIVGDMTDDKINQALRSGGDKAPDVISSFTTNNVGKFCSSGALVDLNPFFKKSGIDPQTTFPKTMNEYTQFNGDRCTVPLLGDAYGLYYNKTAFEKAHIAHPPKTWSEFEADAKKLTIPQGDGYQQLGFMPDYHGWESTTEHYFGQFSPTYFGKDGKSDVAKDPAFEKGFSLQKRLVDELGGFQKLEKFRATLGDEWGPKHPFHTGQVAMQLDGEWRLGMAEQAKPTFEIGVAPLPVPDDQAAQYGKGYITGTIAGIAAGSHKQNAAWEFVKYVTTDTDAVVGFANDIHNVPSTLAALKSPKLKYDPRFKTFLDIAADPDSTTSPASVNGGQYLVTIQQLGYDYESGKVTDLKSGLKNAAAQIDTDIAQAK; this is encoded by the coding sequence ATGCCCGAAGTCATACCCTCAGCTGCCCGAAAGGCGGCTTTTGCCCTCACTGCCTCTCTCGCCCTGCTCGCCACCGCCTGTACCGGACAGTCCGGCTCCGGTGCCACGGACGACGCCTCCAAGGACACCACGATCACCTTCTGGCACGCCTGGAGCGCACAGAACGAGGTGAAGGCCGTCAAGTCACTCGTCGCCGGCTTCGAGAAGGCGCACCCCAACATCCACGTGAACATCGTCGGCGACATGACCGACGACAAGATCAATCAGGCGCTGCGGTCGGGCGGTGACAAGGCGCCCGATGTCATTTCGTCGTTCACCACGAACAACGTGGGCAAGTTCTGTTCCTCCGGCGCGCTGGTCGACCTCAACCCCTTCTTCAAGAAGTCGGGCATCGATCCGCAGACCACGTTCCCGAAGACCATGAACGAGTACACCCAGTTCAACGGCGACCGCTGCACGGTGCCACTGCTCGGTGACGCGTACGGGCTCTACTACAACAAGACGGCGTTCGAGAAGGCGCACATCGCGCATCCGCCGAAGACCTGGTCCGAGTTCGAGGCCGACGCCAAGAAGCTGACCATCCCGCAGGGCGACGGCTACCAGCAGCTCGGGTTCATGCCCGATTATCACGGCTGGGAGTCCACCACCGAGCACTATTTCGGGCAGTTCTCGCCGACGTACTTCGGCAAGGACGGCAAGTCCGACGTCGCCAAGGACCCGGCGTTCGAGAAGGGATTCAGCCTTCAGAAACGGCTCGTGGACGAACTCGGCGGATTCCAGAAGCTGGAGAAGTTCCGGGCCACCCTCGGTGACGAATGGGGTCCCAAGCACCCCTTCCACACCGGCCAGGTCGCCATGCAGCTCGACGGCGAGTGGCGGCTCGGGATGGCCGAGCAGGCCAAGCCGACGTTCGAGATCGGCGTCGCCCCGCTGCCGGTGCCCGACGATCAGGCCGCCCAGTACGGCAAGGGATATATCACCGGCACCATCGCGGGCATCGCCGCCGGCAGCCACAAGCAGAACGCGGCCTGGGAGTTCGTCAAGTACGTCACCACGGACACCGACGCCGTGGTCGGCTTCGCCAACGACATCCACAACGTGCCCTCGACGCTGGCCGCGCTGAAGTCGCCGAAGCTGAAGTACGACCCCCGGTTCAAGACCTTCCTCGACATCGCCGCCGACCCGGACTCCACCACCTCTCCCGCCTCGGTCAACGGCGGTCAGTACCTGGTGACGATCCAGCAGCTCGGCTATGACTACGAAAGCGGAAAGGTCACCGATCTGAAGTCCGGCCTGAAGAACGCGGCCGCGCAGATCGACACGGACATCGCGCAGGCGAAGTAG
- a CDS encoding carbohydrate ABC transporter permease, which yields MTQVLDQPVELAPPVSGAERTARRRALLEWIAIHSLGVAAALFFVLPFVFVFLTSLMSDTQALSRDLIPHTWEWGNYRKVFDTPGFLTWWKNTLIYAGLGTVLTVVSSIPVAYALAKFRFRGRNLSLMLVISMMMLPPQVIIIPMYLFWAKQLDLSGTLWPLIIPMAFGDAFSIFLLRQFLMTIPNEYLDAARVDGCGDLRTLLKVVLPMARPGIAAVALFQFFYAWNDYFGPQIYASENPGAWTLSYGLESFKGAHHTDWNLTMAATVLVMAPVIVVFFFAQKAFVEGVTLTGVKG from the coding sequence ATGACCCAGGTACTGGACCAGCCGGTCGAGCTGGCTCCCCCGGTGTCGGGGGCGGAGCGCACCGCCCGGCGCAGGGCGCTGCTGGAGTGGATCGCGATCCACTCCCTCGGGGTCGCCGCCGCACTCTTCTTCGTCCTCCCCTTCGTGTTCGTGTTCCTGACCTCGCTGATGAGCGACACCCAGGCGCTCAGCCGCGATCTGATCCCGCACACCTGGGAGTGGGGCAACTACAGGAAGGTCTTCGACACACCGGGCTTTCTGACCTGGTGGAAGAACACGCTGATCTATGCCGGCCTGGGCACCGTGCTGACCGTGGTGTCGTCCATCCCGGTGGCGTACGCGCTCGCCAAGTTCCGCTTCCGGGGCCGCAATCTGTCCCTCATGCTGGTGATCTCGATGATGATGCTGCCGCCGCAGGTGATCATCATCCCGATGTACCTGTTCTGGGCGAAGCAGCTGGATCTGTCCGGCACGCTGTGGCCGCTGATCATCCCGATGGCGTTCGGGGACGCGTTCTCCATCTTCCTGCTGCGCCAGTTCCTGATGACGATCCCGAACGAGTACCTGGACGCGGCGAGGGTCGACGGCTGCGGGGACCTCAGGACCCTGCTGAAGGTGGTCCTGCCGATGGCCCGGCCCGGCATCGCCGCCGTGGCCCTCTTCCAGTTCTTCTACGCCTGGAACGACTACTTCGGCCCGCAGATCTACGCGTCCGAGAACCCCGGCGCCTGGACCCTGTCCTACGGCCTGGAGTCGTTCAAGGGCGCCCACCACACCGACTGGAACCTCACGATGGCCGCGACCGTGCTGGTCATGGCACCCGTGATCGTCGTGTTCTTCTTCGCCCAGAAGGCGTTCGTCGAGGGCGTCACGCTCACCGGAGTGAAGGGTTAA
- a CDS encoding Uma2 family endonuclease: MSAEPIMEPIMEPVVPQVDPIDLLRAIEKASPMPIRPEYVEGTVIVPPQPDENHNDGAFELSFQFRTAGHRLVGMGNGYRATSKDGSTLGLLIPDFYVRRRKASELDESYRRANKGWYPADMLALVGEVTSSNHWTDTGPKFRTYAAAGVPVYVLIDRRSKTAHCYTDPILPGDDPTEAYYATDTKVTLGDPLPLPDPYPTLDTAPFLEN, translated from the coding sequence ATGAGCGCCGAACCGATCATGGAGCCGATCATGGAACCGGTCGTGCCGCAGGTGGACCCCATCGACTTGTTGAGGGCGATCGAAAAGGCGTCGCCGATGCCGATTCGACCGGAGTATGTCGAGGGGACGGTCATCGTGCCGCCGCAACCTGATGAAAACCACAATGACGGTGCCTTTGAACTGAGCTTCCAGTTCCGGACAGCTGGACACCGCCTTGTAGGCATGGGCAACGGCTACCGCGCCACCAGCAAGGACGGCAGCACCTTGGGTCTGCTTATCCCAGACTTCTATGTCCGCCGCCGCAAGGCATCCGAGCTGGATGAGTCGTACCGAAGAGCCAACAAGGGCTGGTACCCCGCCGACATGCTCGCCCTCGTCGGCGAGGTTACGTCGTCCAACCACTGGACCGACACCGGCCCCAAGTTCCGCACCTACGCCGCCGCCGGCGTCCCCGTCTACGTCCTCATCGACCGCCGTTCCAAGACGGCCCACTGCTACACCGACCCGATCCTCCCCGGTGACGACCCCACCGAGGCGTACTACGCCACCGACACCAAGGTCACCCTCGGCGACCCCCTCCCCCTCCCGGACCCCTATCCCACCCTCGACACCGCTCCCTTTCTAGAGAACTGA
- a CDS encoding 6-phospho-beta-glucosidase — protein MKLTVVGGGSTYTPELIDGFARLRDTLPIEELVLVDPAAERLELVGGLARRIFARQGHPGRIVTTADLDAGVDGADAVLLQLRVGGQAARQQDETWPLECGCVGQETTGAGGLAKALRTVPVVLGIAERVRRANPRAWIIDFTNPVGIVTRALLQAGHRTVGLCNVAIGFQRKFAGMLGVAPADVHLAHVGLNHLTWETDVRLGGPEGENILPKLLAEHGDAIAADLRLPRPLLDRLGVVPSYYLRYYYAHDEVVRELRTKPSRAAEVAAMERELLTMYGDPALDEKPALLAERGGAYYSEAAVDLAAALLGGGGSPYQVVNTYNGGTLPFLPDDAVIEVQAAVGPNGPAPLPVPEPDPLFSGLIANVTAYEDLALEAALRGGRDRVFRALLAHPLIGQYAYADALTDQLIAHNREHLAWV, from the coding sequence ATGAAACTCACCGTGGTCGGCGGAGGCTCGACCTACACCCCCGAACTCATCGACGGATTCGCCCGCCTCAGGGACACCCTGCCCATCGAGGAACTCGTCCTCGTGGACCCGGCCGCCGAGCGCCTGGAGCTGGTGGGCGGCCTGGCCCGCCGGATCTTCGCCAGGCAGGGCCACCCGGGCCGCATCGTCACCACCGCCGACCTGGACGCGGGCGTCGACGGCGCGGACGCCGTCCTGCTCCAGCTGCGCGTCGGAGGCCAGGCGGCCCGGCAGCAGGACGAGACCTGGCCGCTGGAGTGCGGCTGCGTCGGCCAGGAGACCACCGGTGCGGGCGGCCTGGCCAAGGCGCTGCGCACGGTGCCGGTCGTCCTCGGCATCGCCGAGCGGGTCCGCCGGGCCAACCCGCGCGCGTGGATCATCGACTTCACCAACCCGGTCGGCATCGTCACCCGTGCCCTGCTCCAGGCCGGGCACCGCACGGTCGGGCTGTGCAACGTGGCGATCGGCTTCCAGCGGAAGTTCGCGGGCATGCTGGGCGTGGCCCCGGCAGATGTACATCTGGCCCATGTGGGCCTGAACCATCTCACCTGGGAAACAGATGTGCGCCTCGGCGGCCCCGAGGGCGAGAACATCCTGCCCAAGCTGCTGGCCGAGCACGGGGACGCGATCGCCGCGGACCTCCGTCTGCCCCGCCCCCTCCTGGACCGCCTCGGCGTGGTCCCCTCCTACTACCTGCGCTACTACTACGCCCACGACGAGGTCGTACGCGAGCTGCGCACCAAGCCGTCCCGGGCGGCCGAAGTCGCCGCCATGGAGCGTGAGTTGCTGACGATGTACGGCGACCCGGCCCTGGACGAGAAGCCGGCGCTGCTCGCCGAGCGGGGCGGCGCCTACTACTCGGAGGCCGCCGTCGACCTGGCGGCGGCGCTGCTGGGGGGCGGCGGCAGCCCTTACCAGGTGGTGAACACGTACAACGGCGGCACGCTGCCCTTCCTGCCGGACGACGCGGTGATCGAGGTCCAGGCGGCGGTCGGCCCGAACGGCCCGGCACCGCTGCCGGTACCGGAGCCGGACCCGCTGTTCTCCGGTCTGATCGCGAACGTGACGGCGTACGAGGACCTGGCCCTGGAGGCTGCGCTGCGCGGCGGCCGGGACCGCGTCTTCCGTGCGCTGCTCGCCCACCCGCTGATCGGCCAGTACGCGTACGCCGACGCCCTCACCGATCAGTTGATCGCACACAACCGGGAGCACCTCGCGTGGGTCTGA
- the malQ gene encoding 4-alpha-glucanotransferase, whose protein sequence is MTTGFEDAGDSAGSGDSGCSGDSAGSGDLGDADLARLAALHGVATSYSPAPGRTVAVPASAVVAALAALGVDAAAPGAVRTALAARERELRERLLPPTVVHWAGDPQGPTALAALPPGTRLRVETEDGEEREAAEGLPLGVHRVTAVAPDGRTGHAHLVVAPDRLPAPPGRSYGLLVQLYSLLSRRSWGMGDLGDLAELAGWAGRTAGAGFVQVNPLHAAVPGAPTDPSPYRPSSRRFPDPVHLRIEAVPEFAHVEGRERLSALLERAERLRAAVLDKGALIDRDAVWDLKREALELVLAVPLGPGRQAAYDDFRAAHGQALEDHATWYALAETHGSDWHHWPDELRDPRSAATARARTDLADRVAFHTRLAWLTDDQLRGAQRVASEAGMPVGIVHDLAVGVHPAGADAWAQQDVFAAGTSVGAPPDAFNARGQDWGLPPWRPDRLAATGHAPYRDLLRALFRYAGALRIDHVMGLFRLWWVPQGSPPTEGTYVRYDAEAMLAILALEATRAGAVVIGEDLGTVEPGVRETLQRRGVLGTSVLWFERDWDGDGRPLPPDRWRADCLATATTHDLPPTAARLTGDHVDLRARLGLLTRPAAEERAEATADTAEWLALLGSLGLVDRAAAGPPGTDEEEEIRAVHRFLLRTPARLIGVWLPDGVGDRRPQNLPGTWDQYPNWRLPIADREGRPVPLEELTALPRLSALLAVFTQFAGVSATAMGPRARALPGGSLT, encoded by the coding sequence ATGACCACGGGGTTCGAGGACGCCGGGGACTCAGCGGGCTCTGGGGACTCGGGGTGCTCGGGGGACTCTGCGGGCTCCGGTGACCTCGGGGACGCGGATCTCGCCCGGCTCGCCGCGCTGCACGGCGTCGCCACCTCCTACAGCCCCGCCCCCGGTCGTACGGTCGCCGTTCCCGCCTCCGCCGTGGTCGCCGCCCTGGCCGCCCTCGGCGTCGACGCGGCCGCCCCCGGCGCCGTACGCACCGCGCTCGCCGCACGGGAACGCGAGCTGCGTGAGCGCCTGCTGCCGCCGACCGTCGTGCACTGGGCCGGCGACCCGCAGGGCCCCACCGCCCTGGCCGCACTGCCGCCCGGCACCCGTCTGCGCGTCGAGACCGAGGACGGGGAGGAGCGGGAGGCGGCCGAAGGGCTGCCGCTCGGGGTGCACCGGGTGACCGCCGTCGCACCCGACGGACGTACCGGACACGCCCACCTCGTCGTCGCCCCCGACCGGCTGCCCGCCCCGCCCGGCCGCTCCTACGGCCTTCTCGTCCAGCTGTACTCCCTGCTCTCGCGCCGCTCCTGGGGCATGGGCGACCTCGGTGACCTCGCCGAGCTGGCCGGCTGGGCCGGACGCACCGCCGGCGCCGGATTCGTCCAGGTCAACCCGTTGCACGCGGCCGTACCCGGCGCCCCCACCGACCCCTCCCCGTACCGCCCGTCCTCCCGCCGCTTCCCCGACCCCGTGCACCTGCGGATCGAGGCCGTCCCCGAGTTCGCGCACGTCGAGGGCCGCGAGCGGCTGAGCGCCCTGCTGGAGCGGGCCGAGCGGCTGCGCGCCGCCGTCCTCGACAAGGGCGCCCTCATCGACCGGGACGCGGTGTGGGATCTGAAGCGCGAGGCCCTGGAGCTGGTGCTGGCCGTCCCCCTCGGCCCCGGCCGGCAGGCCGCCTACGACGACTTCCGCGCCGCCCACGGCCAGGCCCTCGAGGACCACGCCACCTGGTACGCCCTCGCCGAGACCCACGGCTCCGACTGGCACCACTGGCCCGACGAGCTGCGCGACCCCCGCTCGGCCGCCACCGCCCGCGCTCGTACCGACCTCGCCGACCGGGTCGCGTTCCACACCCGCCTCGCCTGGCTCACTGACGACCAGCTCCGCGGCGCCCAGCGGGTCGCGTCGGAGGCCGGCATGCCGGTCGGGATCGTGCACGACCTCGCCGTCGGCGTGCACCCCGCCGGCGCCGATGCCTGGGCCCAGCAGGACGTGTTCGCCGCGGGCACGTCCGTCGGCGCCCCGCCCGACGCCTTCAACGCCCGCGGCCAGGACTGGGGCCTGCCGCCCTGGCGCCCCGACCGGCTCGCCGCCACCGGCCACGCCCCCTACCGCGACCTGCTGCGCGCCCTCTTCCGCTATGCCGGCGCCCTGCGCATCGACCACGTCATGGGCCTGTTCCGGCTGTGGTGGGTCCCCCAGGGCAGCCCGCCCACCGAGGGCACGTACGTCCGTTACGACGCCGAGGCCATGCTCGCCATCCTCGCCCTGGAGGCGACCCGCGCCGGGGCCGTCGTCATCGGCGAGGACCTGGGCACCGTGGAGCCCGGTGTGCGCGAGACGCTGCAGCGGCGCGGGGTGCTCGGCACCTCGGTGCTGTGGTTCGAACGCGACTGGGACGGCGACGGGCGCCCGCTGCCGCCCGACCGCTGGCGCGCTGACTGCCTGGCCACCGCGACCACCCACGACCTGCCGCCCACCGCGGCCCGGCTCACCGGCGACCACGTCGACCTGCGCGCCCGCCTCGGCCTGCTCACGCGCCCGGCGGCCGAGGAACGCGCCGAGGCCACCGCCGACACCGCGGAATGGCTCGCCCTGCTCGGCAGCCTCGGCCTGGTGGACCGTGCAGCCGCCGGGCCGCCCGGCACGGACGAGGAGGAGGAGATCCGCGCCGTCCACCGCTTCCTGCTGCGCACTCCGGCCCGGCTGATCGGCGTCTGGCTCCCGGACGGCGTCGGCGACCGCCGTCCGCAGAACCTTCCGGGGACCTGGGACCAGTACCCGAACTGGCGGCTGCCGATCGCCGACCGCGAGGGTCGGCCGGTGCCGCTGGAGGAATTGACGGCGTTGCCCCGGCTGAGCGCACTACTCGCCGTATTCACGCAGTTCGCAGGAGTGTCCGCCACTGCTATGGGACCCCGGGCGCGCGCCCTTCCGGGCGGTTCGCTAACTTGA